GCATCAATCCGAGCGCATCGCCCTGCCCCCAATGCTCTACAATTTTGCCATTCTCCACTCGGTCAATATGCATGATCGATAAGCTAATTTGCTTACCTGTAGGCGGAAGTCCCTGAAACTCCCCAAGATGCGTTGCTGTGAACGTTCCCCAAGTCACCACTCGATTGTCGGAGACAACGACTTCATCAAAAATGTGCGTTCCCTGTTTGAAGGCTAAATAAAACGACATTCCAAACTGCTCAAATCCCTTCTTGTTCAAAGGTTCGGGTGCACCCGCTAAGTGAGCAACAAAATTTGGAGATAAAAGCTCTAAGGCTTGCTCCATTCTGCGATCGTCAAAAGCTTTGTAAAACTGGAGAACAAGGGCTTTGTTTTGTTCAGTCAGCATACTGAGTTCCGTTTTGAGCAGATTGTAGCGTGGTAGCCAGGAGAACTTGAACTAACCATTTAACTTCTCAATACCACCTCAGAGACGCGATCGCCCCCTCCAATGGTAACTCCGCAACCTCTAGATACCGTTGGAGTGCTTGTAAGCTGTGGTGCCCTGATATCTGCTGAATCACCCGCAGTGGCACCCCCGCGCTATTCATCTGGGTCAGTGCAGTTCGTCTAAAACTGTGAGTGCTAACCCCTACCAACCCCAGGCGATCGCCCATCCCTCTTAAAATCTCATCAACTGACTTTGAGAATTGCTTGATGGAGCTAGCGCATTCTAGAGCTAGCTGTTGTGAGTAAACTGCTTCAACTGAAGACCACTACTCTTGCTGACCACCATGACGCTTGAGCAACTCAATGATGACAGGAAGATTGGTTGAACGCTCTTCCTTGCCCTCACTGTTAGATTCAGGGCGCTGAAGAAACTCCAGTGAGCTAGTTGCATCATCAAGCGGCGTCCGACCTAAAACATCTTTGGCGTTGCTGTTTGCCCCCTGGGCAAGCAGCGTTTCTACAAGTGCAGGGCTATCACCCTGTCTAGCTGCAATGTGTAAGGGGGTGCGACCACAATCATTTTTAGCTGCAACGTCTGCACCTTTAGCAATTAATACTTCTGCAACTGAAGTTTGACCGTGGTAGGCTGCCAAGTGCAGTGGAAATGCTCCCCACTCGTCTAATGACCTGCGATCGCAGAAAAATCGATGGAGGAGATTCCCACTTCTTTTACTATCAACCTCAGCACCTTTGGCAATCAGCAATTCTGTAAGCGCTCGTCGGTCTGCTGCATTCTCTCGATAATACGACGTTGCAATTGCATGCAAAGGGGTGACCCTAATGAAATTCTTCACATTGGCATCGGCACCTCTAGCCAGCAAAAGTTCTACAACTTCCCGATTCTGCTGACTCGATACCTTATTTTCATCTCTGTCGATTGCCAACAAGGCTAGTGTCAGCGGCGGTGACTTTTGGCTTCGGTCCCAGTGGGTGCCGTTAATCTTTGCGCCTCGGTCGAGCAACATCTCTGCAACTTCTCGGTTGCCGAACCAAGCAGCACAGCCGAGGAGGGAGAAGGAAGGAGGCATATCCGGATCGGTGGGACTGGCGCAAATAGCGTTGGGGTTGCCGCCTTGATTTAGGTATTTCCTGACTGCATCAGCATTCCGAGCTTTTATTGCCTCACACAACCCTAAAGGAGCAATCCCCAGTAAAGTCTTAGCTGGAGCCGGAATAGAGGCTCCCAGCATGGCAAACAGGATGATAAAGCGAACGAACCAAATACTGAAAGCTGTTAGACCCACAATATTGACAACTCGCCAAATGAGGGGCAAGGTTTTCCGCACCGAGGACGAAGGCTCCATTAGCGAACGCATAACAAATGAAGATGACTGGCTGCCTAGGGACAACTACACACTATTGTGAAAGATTCCGCAAATGAGGAGTTAACTGAGGAGCATCAATGCCAAAGCTCTGCCTGCTTCTTTTTCAGGCTTTGAATGTGACGCATGATGACTGCCAAAGGATTAATCCCCTGTATGAGTAGCAATCCTATCCAGCAAAGCAGTTTGAGTTGGCTAAAAGCAGAAGGACGAGTGAGGCTTTCGTGGATCGCAATTCGGGCTTCATCCAAAAAGCTGTCGTATTCCTCCACAATGGGAGCGTCATGAAAGACCCGCCCATTAATGCCATTCACACCACTCACCCAATGGTTTCCCATTTGAATTCTATCGAGCTGAGCCACTTCCAGGTGATAGAGGTCGTGATAGTGAATCCAAACATTTCGGACTTTGACCCCTCTCTTCCCGATTTTGATGGGAATCAGGCTAATACTACCTAGTTCCTGCTTCAGCTTCACTGTTTTGGCATGATTGGTGCAATGGGCTAGCCCACCTTTCACCAGCGCCAGCAGTTTTCTGTGAAGGTGACTATACCAGGCGGCCCATTGTCCTTTTCCAGAAATGCCTGACCTCAATCGTTGATTCTGGTTTTGCTGAGACACGAGTGTTGAGTTGGAGGGTTCGTCTAACAACAGGGGCAGATAGTAAGGAAACCTGGTGAAGCACAGGGGCGATCGCCTCCAAGGCTGAGGTTCTGTTTGAGTGAGGCACTCTCTCAACTGTTGTTTGAGGTGATGACGCTGCTTGACTGACAAAAGTCTTAGCGATTGAAACGAAAGCTAGGAGGGAAGAGGAGCTTGGTTTAAGCTGATCAGTTACCACACTCATTAGCAAGACCAATGGCTCCTACTTCCCGTCTTTATGATGCGTTGCATGATTTTCTGAGTCAATGCCAAGACCGCTGGTGCGATGTTCGACATTTGCAAACGTTGTGCTGGATGATGGTCGGCATCATCCACCGTCAAAAGCTTCATCTCAATGGATTTGGGGTGTATGTTCTGAGCCGAGCCACCTATGCTCAGTCCCACCAACGACGCTTTCGCTGGTGGTTGTCCAATCGGCGCATTGACGTAGTATCCGTTCATCAGGAGCTGATGGCTCAAGCTTTGTCTCAATGGGGCAAGGAGCGACTGTATTTGAGCCTGGACACAACTGTGGTCTGGAATTGTTTTTGCCTGGTTTGGGTTGGGGTGGTCTATCGAGGACGAACCATTCCCATCGCTTGGAGAGTCGTCCGCTCAAGCGAGCAGTAGCGTGCGATTATGGACGATTCAGCGGGTGCTACGGCAAGCGGCAAAAGTGATGCCAGAAGGAACAACGGTCGTGTTGCTAGCAGACCGGGGTTTTGCCGATGGCAAGTTGATGAAGTATCTCAAGGAAACCTTGGTTTGGCATTTTCGCATCCGCATCAAACGCTCGTTTCAGTTTCAACTGTCAGGGAGTTGGTAAGTAGCTGGGACTAATTAAATATAAGATGATATAGATCCTCTAAACGGAGTTTTCTATCCATTTATGCCTGCTCCTATTCGGATTATCTTAAGCGAAGCAGAGGACTCCATGTTGAGCGAGTTGCGAGTTGCCCAAACGGTACCACAACGGACCCGTGACCGGGCTCATATGATCCGCTTAAATGCACAGGGGTGGAACGTCCCTGCGATCGCTGAAATTTATGAGTGTCATGAGCATACCGTTAGAGCCACGTTACGGCGCTGGCAAGCAGGCGGATTGAGTGGGTTATGGGAAGCGCCAA
This portion of the Trichocoleus desertorum ATA4-8-CV12 genome encodes:
- a CDS encoding site-specific integrase, which translates into the protein MGDRLGLVGVSTHSFRRTALTQMNSAGVPLRVIQQISGHHSLQALQRYLEVAELPLEGAIASLRWY
- a CDS encoding ester cyclase; this translates as MLTEQNKALVLQFYKAFDDRRMEQALELLSPNFVAHLAGAPEPLNKKGFEQFGMSFYLAFKQGTHIFDEVVVSDNRVVTWGTFTATHLGEFQGLPPTGKQISLSIMHIDRVENGKIVEHWGQGDALGLMQQLGIVFLPGPKLLPHILKGSVSKLFRKA
- a CDS encoding ankyrin repeat domain-containing protein; the protein is MRSLMEPSSSVRKTLPLIWRVVNIVGLTAFSIWFVRFIILFAMLGASIPAPAKTLLGIAPLGLCEAIKARNADAVRKYLNQGGNPNAICASPTDPDMPPSFSLLGCAAWFGNREVAEMLLDRGAKINGTHWDRSQKSPPLTLALLAIDRDENKVSSQQNREVVELLLARGADANVKNFIRVTPLHAIATSYYRENAADRRALTELLIAKGAEVDSKRSGNLLHRFFCDRRSLDEWGAFPLHLAAYHGQTSVAEVLIAKGADVAAKNDCGRTPLHIAARQGDSPALVETLLAQGANSNAKDVLGRTPLDDATSSLEFLQRPESNSEGKEERSTNLPVIIELLKRHGGQQE